From Pseudomonas fluorescens, one genomic window encodes:
- a CDS encoding OprD family porin encodes MNAKKTTLALAVTCALSCNAMADTGGFVEDAHFSIKARNFYMNRNFLDDRTSQNYSEEWAQGFIGLFESGYTPGTVGFGVDGIALLGLKLDTGGGRKGGGTLLLEEDSDGAKSSYSKGGAAVKARFSKTIFKFGEQLMNLPVLATSDNRLLPETTEGWLVTSKEIPDLTLHAGHFTALRSRDQSEHDSGGMTSLDLFGGNYTVNKQLNVRAYHSDVGDYWRKYYLGSTLALPISEGLAATFDFNGYDTQSEGRQLGGILDNRIWSLSAALAAGPHTFMVAHQRVTGTGNYTYGVDGNSTVFLANSVQYSDFNYENERSWQARYDFNFAGVGMPGLNFMGRYLRGTDFHTAQTDNGRAWERDLELKYVVQSGSAKDLSFRIRQASFRSPDRGLNFNEVRVITEYPINIL; translated from the coding sequence ATGAATGCTAAGAAGACCACATTGGCACTGGCTGTTACTTGCGCCCTCTCCTGCAATGCCATGGCCGACACGGGTGGCTTTGTCGAAGATGCGCACTTCTCGATAAAAGCACGCAACTTCTACATGAATCGCAACTTCCTCGACGACCGCACTTCACAGAACTACTCCGAAGAATGGGCGCAGGGTTTCATTGGCCTCTTCGAGTCCGGCTATACGCCGGGGACCGTTGGCTTCGGGGTGGACGGCATCGCCCTGCTCGGCTTGAAACTGGACACTGGCGGGGGGCGCAAAGGCGGTGGCACGCTGCTATTGGAGGAAGACAGCGACGGTGCCAAGAGCAGCTATTCCAAGGGTGGCGCTGCAGTAAAAGCGCGGTTCTCGAAAACGATCTTCAAGTTCGGCGAGCAACTGATGAACCTGCCGGTACTCGCCACCAGCGATAACCGTCTGTTGCCCGAAACCACCGAGGGCTGGCTGGTCACCAGCAAGGAAATCCCCGATCTGACGCTGCACGCCGGCCACTTCACGGCTTTGCGCAGCCGCGATCAGAGTGAACACGACAGCGGTGGCATGACCTCGCTGGACTTGTTCGGTGGCAACTACACCGTCAATAAACAATTGAACGTGCGCGCCTATCATTCCGATGTCGGGGATTACTGGCGCAAATATTACCTGGGCAGCACATTGGCGTTACCGATCAGCGAGGGTTTAGCGGCAACGTTCGATTTCAACGGGTATGACACCCAGAGTGAAGGCCGGCAATTGGGCGGCATCCTGGATAACCGTATCTGGAGTTTGTCGGCCGCATTGGCGGCCGGGCCACATACCTTCATGGTCGCCCATCAGCGGGTGACCGGCACCGGCAACTACACCTACGGTGTGGATGGCAACAGCACGGTTTTTTTGGCTAACTCCGTGCAATATTCGGACTTCAACTACGAGAACGAACGTTCGTGGCAGGCCCGTTACGACTTCAACTTTGCGGGCGTCGGCATGCCGGGCCTGAATTTCATGGGCCGCTACCTGCGCGGCACCGATTTCCATACCGCGCAAACCGACAACGGTCGCGCCTGGGAACGCGACCTGGAGCTCAAGTACGTGGTGCAATCCGGGTCGGCCAAGGACCTTTCCTTTCGCATCCGCCAGGCCAGTTTCCGCAGCCCCGATCGCGGGCTGAACTTCAACGAAGTGCGGGTCATTACCGAGTACCCGATCAACATCCTCTGA
- a CDS encoding IclR family transcriptional regulator — protein MNQDDEKPATGPALLESVEMVFRLLDELTAARRPLGVTELAQQLQTAKPRTYRHLASMRQLGILEQDPTTEKYMLGSRLVAYGEAAGEQFDLRAIADPYLTRIRDATGQTALLAVATHDTALVVSCVESKANVCISVKPGNRVLPYCSAQGRTVLAFADTASQQRVMRRKMPQLTPVTLHEPEALAQRLALIRERLYDDADGEVTIGINAVCCPIFRDNDQIVGTIGIVGPSAAIPSPPPAAMLRELQSAAAEISERLHAGTYQRL, from the coding sequence TTGAACCAGGATGATGAAAAGCCTGCCACTGGTCCGGCCCTGCTCGAATCGGTGGAGATGGTCTTCCGCCTGCTCGATGAACTGACCGCTGCGCGGCGCCCGCTCGGGGTCACCGAGCTGGCCCAACAGCTGCAAACGGCCAAGCCGCGCACCTACCGGCACCTGGCTTCGATGCGCCAGTTGGGGATCCTCGAGCAGGACCCGACCACCGAGAAATACATGCTCGGTTCGCGCCTGGTGGCCTATGGTGAAGCCGCTGGCGAACAGTTCGACCTGCGCGCCATCGCCGATCCCTACCTGACCCGCATTCGCGATGCCACCGGCCAAACGGCCTTGCTCGCTGTCGCCACCCACGACACGGCACTGGTGGTGTCCTGTGTCGAATCCAAGGCCAACGTGTGCATTTCGGTGAAACCTGGCAACCGTGTGCTGCCGTATTGTTCGGCTCAGGGCCGCACGGTACTGGCATTCGCCGATACCGCCAGCCAGCAACGGGTGATGCGCCGCAAGATGCCGCAACTGACGCCCGTAACCCTGCACGAACCGGAGGCGTTGGCCCAGCGCCTGGCGCTGATTCGCGAGCGTCTGTATGACGATGCGGACGGCGAGGTGACCATAGGGATCAACGCCGTGTGCTGTCCGATTTTTCGCGACAACGACCAGATCGTCGGCACCATCGGCATCGTCGGGCCAAGCGCGGCGATCCCGTCGCCACCACCGGCGGCAATGTTGCGCGAGTTGCAGTCGGCGGCGGCGGAGATCAGCGAGCGTTTACATGCGGGAACCTACCAGCGCCTCTAG
- a CDS encoding MFS transporter yields the protein MKLIARNTFDNEQDSVLYNRIAWRLLPFLFVLYIIAFLDRVNVGFAKLQMSADIGLSDMAFGFGAGVFFIGYCLCEIPSNMMLQRVGARFWITRIMVMWGILSVSMMFVQTPNQFYVMRFLLGMAEAGFYPGVVLYMTYWFPSYARSQAMAWFNLGIAMAGVLGSPLSGWIMQTFAGVHGLAGWQWLFLIEGTPAVILGIVVFFYLDDRPGNVHWLSPEQNQRVVRQLAAQRQEQEHAGAGHNFRAAFVNKDLWRLIYVNFALLCGTYGVSFWLPQIVQGLGIKSLTHTGLIAAIPFAVASVVMLVVSRHSDRTRERRWHGTLCNLASAAGLAIAAFFHDQPVLSLAGLSLAMSGGLAGFCVLWALPGVLLTGTAAAAGIALIATIGNLGGYASPFMMGWVKQGSGHLEYGLYVLAVMTLLGAYTMFSVKLPQQDRAKVAAEPASI from the coding sequence ATGAAGCTCATAGCCCGTAACACGTTCGACAACGAGCAGGACAGCGTGCTGTACAACCGCATCGCCTGGCGGTTGCTGCCGTTCCTGTTCGTGCTCTACATCATTGCCTTTCTCGACCGGGTCAACGTCGGTTTTGCCAAGCTGCAGATGTCGGCCGATATCGGGCTGAGCGACATGGCCTTCGGCTTCGGCGCCGGGGTGTTTTTCATCGGCTACTGCCTGTGCGAGATCCCCAGCAATATGATGCTGCAACGGGTCGGGGCACGGTTCTGGATCACCCGGATCATGGTGATGTGGGGGATCCTGTCGGTGTCGATGATGTTCGTGCAGACGCCGAACCAGTTCTACGTCATGCGCTTTCTGCTCGGCATGGCCGAGGCTGGGTTTTATCCGGGGGTGGTGTTGTACATGACCTACTGGTTTCCCTCGTATGCCCGTTCCCAGGCCATGGCCTGGTTCAACCTGGGGATTGCCATGGCCGGAGTGCTGGGCAGTCCGTTATCGGGCTGGATCATGCAGACCTTCGCGGGCGTCCATGGGCTTGCCGGCTGGCAATGGTTGTTCCTGATCGAGGGCACGCCGGCGGTGATTCTCGGCATCGTGGTGTTCTTCTATCTGGATGATCGTCCGGGCAATGTCCACTGGCTGAGCCCTGAACAGAACCAGCGGGTGGTGCGTCAACTGGCGGCGCAGCGTCAGGAGCAGGAGCACGCGGGGGCCGGGCACAACTTCCGTGCGGCGTTCGTCAACAAGGACCTGTGGCGATTGATCTATGTGAACTTTGCCTTGTTGTGCGGCACTTATGGCGTGAGCTTCTGGCTGCCGCAGATCGTGCAGGGGCTGGGCATCAAGAGCCTGACCCACACCGGCCTGATCGCAGCGATTCCTTTTGCGGTCGCGTCGGTGGTGATGCTGGTGGTCAGCCGACATTCGGACCGCACCCGCGAGCGGCGTTGGCACGGCACCCTGTGCAACCTGGCCTCGGCAGCGGGCCTGGCGATAGCGGCGTTTTTCCACGATCAGCCGGTGCTTTCGTTGGCCGGCTTGAGCCTGGCGATGTCCGGTGGCCTGGCCGGGTTCTGCGTGCTCTGGGCTTTGCCTGGCGTATTGCTGACCGGTACTGCGGCAGCGGCCGGTATTGCGCTGATCGCCACTATCGGCAATCTGGGCGGCTACGCCAGCCCGTTCATGATGGGCTGGGTGAAGCAGGGTAGCGGGCACTTGGAGTACGGCTTGTATGTGCTGGCGGTAATGACCCTGCTGGGTGCCTACACAATGTTCTCGGTGAAGCTGCCGCAACAGGATCGCGCCAAGGTTGCAGCGGAGCCTGCCAGTATTTGA
- a CDS encoding GMC family oxidoreductase, whose amino-acid sequence METFDYIVIGAGSAGCALSARLAQAGKQVLLLEAGPADNHPYVHIPGTFIRVHGTRRTWMYRTEPEPHVNQREVFIPQGRTLGGGSSVNAMIYIRGQAEDYEEWKNAGCQGWGWSDVLPVFRRCEANARLGGQLHGQQGPLKVSDPRHKHFLSRAFVTAAVEAGVPATDDFNGARQEGAGFYQTTTADGRRASSAVSYLRPLRKNPNLKVMTGIHVSRLQFDGLRVVGVQAQDEAGRGLSFRARGEVIVSAGAIASPKLLMLSGIGPREHLQAMGIDVRVDAPEVGENFQDHLSASVYAQTRQPSSLLGHDRGLRAIGHGLKYLATRHGLLSSNVVESGAFVDATGCGRPDVQFHVVPALVGDIDRMPPAGHGISVNPCALRPRSRGRLRLKSADPLAQVALNANYLSDPEDMRTLVAGVKLARKILRAPALANVVERMLMLPESDDVPDTVFEDYVRTVAKTVFHPAGTCRMGSDAAAVVDPTLRVRGVQGLRVADASIMPTIVSGNTNAPCIMIGERCADFILSAQA is encoded by the coding sequence ATGGAAACCTTCGATTACATCGTGATCGGAGCTGGATCGGCCGGCTGTGCGCTCAGCGCACGGTTGGCCCAGGCGGGCAAGCAAGTGCTGCTGCTCGAAGCCGGTCCGGCGGACAATCACCCCTACGTGCACATTCCCGGCACCTTTATCCGCGTGCACGGCACCCGGCGCACCTGGATGTACCGCACTGAGCCCGAGCCCCATGTCAACCAGCGCGAAGTGTTCATTCCCCAGGGTCGCACCCTGGGCGGCGGCAGCTCGGTCAACGCGATGATCTACATTCGCGGCCAGGCCGAAGATTATGAAGAATGGAAAAATGCCGGTTGCCAGGGCTGGGGCTGGTCGGATGTGCTGCCAGTGTTCCGCCGCTGTGAAGCCAATGCCCGACTGGGTGGGCAATTGCACGGCCAACAGGGGCCGCTGAAGGTCAGCGACCCACGGCACAAGCATTTCCTCAGTCGCGCCTTTGTCACGGCGGCTGTCGAAGCGGGCGTGCCGGCCACCGATGACTTCAACGGTGCCAGGCAGGAAGGTGCCGGTTTCTACCAGACCACTACCGCCGATGGGCGCCGCGCCAGTTCAGCTGTGTCGTACCTGCGGCCGCTACGCAAGAATCCCAACCTTAAGGTCATGACGGGTATCCACGTCAGCCGTTTGCAGTTCGACGGTTTGCGGGTGGTGGGCGTGCAGGCACAGGATGAGGCCGGCCGCGGCTTGAGTTTCCGCGCCCGTGGCGAAGTGATCGTCAGCGCCGGGGCCATCGCTTCGCCGAAGCTGCTGATGCTCTCCGGGATCGGCCCGCGTGAGCATTTGCAGGCAATGGGCATCGACGTGCGGGTGGACGCCCCCGAAGTCGGCGAGAACTTCCAGGACCACCTCAGCGCCTCGGTCTACGCCCAGACCCGCCAGCCGTCGAGCCTGCTGGGGCACGACCGTGGCCTGCGCGCCATCGGCCATGGCCTGAAATACCTGGCCACGCGCCACGGCCTGCTGAGCTCCAACGTGGTGGAAAGCGGAGCGTTCGTCGATGCCACCGGCTGTGGTCGGCCGGACGTGCAATTTCATGTGGTGCCGGCACTGGTCGGCGATATCGACCGCATGCCGCCGGCCGGTCATGGCATTTCCGTCAACCCTTGTGCGCTGCGCCCGCGTTCCCGAGGCCGTCTGCGCCTGAAAAGCGCCGACCCGCTGGCGCAGGTGGCGCTCAACGCCAACTACCTGAGTGATCCCGAGGACATGCGCACCCTGGTTGCCGGAGTGAAGCTGGCCCGCAAGATCTTGCGCGCGCCGGCACTGGCCAATGTGGTCGAACGCATGCTGATGCTGCCGGAAAGCGACGACGTGCCCGACACGGTGTTCGAAGACTACGTACGCACCGTCGCCAAGACCGTATTCCATCCCGCCGGTACCTGCCGGATGGGCTCGGACGCTGCCGCCGTGGTCGACCCAACACTGCGCGTGCGCGGCGTGCAGGGGCTGCGGGTGGCTGATGCGTCGATCATGCCGACGATCGTCAGTGGCAACACCAATGCGCCTTGCATCATGATCGGCGAGCGCTGCGCCGATTTCATCCTGTCGGCTCAGGCCTGA
- a CDS encoding NAD-dependent succinate-semialdehyde dehydrogenase, whose translation MRVIESLLIDGQWSAGNHPRRADVFNPANGEVIAQLSLASSADLDRALAAAARGFEVWRKTSAYERSKVLRRAADLVRERADEIAALITLEQGKPLAEARMEAFGAGDHIDWYAEEGRRAYGRVIPARASGVRQMVLREPIGPVAAFSPWNFPVSQLVRKIAGALAAGCSIIAKGPEETPSSCIELCRAFQDAGVPAGVLNLVFGVPAEVSDQLIRSEIIRKVSFTGSVPVGRALGALAGQYLKRCTLELGGHAPFIVCDDVDVDAVATLGANLKFRNGGQICVSPTRFYVQASVYERFVETFCRVSASLKLGDGQDASTQLGPLANPRRVTAAQEYVDDALAVGAQLRLGGQGGEGAGFYYPATVLTEVPENARIMSEEPFAPIASIVAFDTLEAVIAKANGLPFGLAAFAFTRSVQRATLLADELQSGMVSINHFGLAAPETPFGGVKDSGYGSEGGSEGLDAYFTTKFVSQVG comes from the coding sequence ATGCGAGTCATAGAATCCCTGTTGATCGACGGGCAGTGGTCAGCCGGCAATCACCCGCGCCGCGCCGATGTATTCAACCCTGCCAACGGCGAGGTGATCGCCCAGCTGAGCCTGGCCAGTTCCGCCGATCTGGATCGCGCGCTGGCTGCTGCCGCACGCGGCTTCGAGGTGTGGCGCAAGACGTCGGCCTATGAGCGCTCAAAAGTGCTGCGCCGCGCTGCGGATCTGGTGCGCGAGCGTGCCGACGAGATCGCCGCACTGATCACCCTCGAGCAAGGCAAGCCCCTGGCTGAAGCGCGCATGGAAGCCTTTGGCGCCGGCGACCATATCGATTGGTACGCCGAAGAAGGTCGTCGCGCCTACGGCCGGGTGATCCCGGCGCGGGCCAGCGGCGTACGGCAGATGGTGCTGCGCGAGCCGATCGGCCCGGTCGCGGCGTTCAGCCCATGGAACTTCCCGGTCAGCCAACTGGTGCGCAAGATCGCCGGTGCATTGGCAGCCGGCTGCTCGATCATCGCCAAGGGCCCGGAAGAAACGCCGTCTTCGTGCATCGAACTGTGCCGTGCCTTTCAGGATGCCGGCGTGCCTGCGGGCGTGCTGAACCTGGTGTTCGGTGTGCCGGCAGAGGTGTCGGATCAGTTGATCCGCTCGGAGATCATCCGCAAGGTGTCTTTTACCGGTTCCGTGCCGGTCGGCCGTGCGCTCGGTGCCCTCGCGGGCCAGTACCTCAAGCGCTGCACCCTGGAGCTGGGTGGTCATGCTCCGTTTATCGTATGCGACGACGTCGACGTTGACGCGGTCGCCACCCTGGGGGCCAACCTCAAGTTCCGCAACGGTGGGCAGATCTGCGTGTCGCCAACCCGCTTCTATGTGCAGGCCAGCGTCTATGAGCGCTTCGTCGAAACCTTCTGTCGCGTCAGCGCCAGCCTGAAGCTCGGCGATGGCCAGGACGCGAGCACCCAACTCGGCCCCCTGGCCAACCCGCGTCGGGTAACGGCGGCCCAGGAGTATGTCGACGACGCTTTGGCCGTCGGCGCGCAACTGCGCCTCGGTGGGCAGGGCGGCGAGGGCGCAGGCTTTTACTACCCGGCGACCGTGCTAACCGAAGTACCGGAAAACGCCCGGATCATGAGCGAAGAGCCGTTCGCGCCGATTGCCTCGATCGTAGCCTTCGACACCCTGGAAGCAGTAATCGCCAAGGCCAACGGCCTGCCATTTGGCCTTGCGGCATTTGCCTTCACCCGTTCGGTGCAGCGCGCCACATTGCTGGCCGACGAGTTGCAGTCGGGCATGGTCTCGATCAACCACTTTGGCCTCGCCGCGCCAGAAACGCCGTTCGGTGGCGTCAAGGACAGCGGCTACGGCAGTGAAGGTGGCAGCGAAGGGCTGGACGCCTACTTCACCACCAAGTTCGTCAGTCAGGTCGGCTGA
- a CDS encoding cupin domain-containing protein yields the protein MSLAQALLHNWNDLPRETVRKGVERVAFRGDDTLCVMNWLTPGMDVFPHSHTFEQLVIIVQGRVRFHLDDEVVEGGPGSMIRIPPHVVHYAEPLGDEVVMNLDVFSPIRDDYRHLIDYQDAEFTPAKGEPA from the coding sequence ATGAGTCTCGCCCAGGCCCTGCTTCACAACTGGAATGACCTGCCCCGCGAAACCGTGCGCAAAGGCGTCGAGCGCGTTGCCTTTCGCGGCGACGACACCTTGTGCGTGATGAACTGGCTGACCCCGGGGATGGACGTGTTCCCGCACAGCCACACCTTCGAGCAACTGGTGATCATCGTGCAGGGCCGGGTGCGCTTTCACCTGGACGACGAAGTGGTCGAAGGCGGCCCGGGCAGCATGATCCGCATCCCGCCGCACGTGGTGCATTACGCCGAGCCGCTGGGCGACGAAGTGGTGATGAACCTCGATGTGTTCTCGCCAATCCGCGACGACTACCGCCATCTGATCGACTACCAGGACGCGGAATTCACCCCGGCCAAAGGCGAGCCGGCATGA
- a CDS encoding HpcH/HpaI aldolase family protein, with product MNFTSRLRQGERLLSTFIKTPSHAVIEIAGDSGLDAVVLDAEHAPFDAAALDISLLACRAARTAGLVRVPDKHPATLQQALDLGADGLVLPHIISADQANAVLQALYYRNGSRGFSNSPRAGGYGRASLPEHLLAEDGRHAVIAQIEDREALDHLDELARIERIDCLLVGRADLSVSLGAEQLDDPRVEDAVSRVLDAAETAGKPTGMFVANLEDLERFAARGVSFFILGSDQALLRAGWSQHVRQFHGSAR from the coding sequence ATGAACTTCACCAGCCGTCTGCGCCAGGGCGAGCGACTGCTCAGCACCTTTATCAAGACGCCCAGCCACGCAGTGATCGAAATTGCCGGCGACTCCGGACTGGACGCAGTAGTGCTCGATGCCGAGCACGCGCCGTTCGATGCCGCCGCCCTCGACATCAGCCTGCTGGCCTGCCGTGCGGCCCGCACCGCAGGCCTGGTGCGGGTGCCGGACAAGCACCCCGCGACATTGCAGCAGGCCCTGGACCTGGGTGCCGACGGCCTGGTATTGCCGCACATCATCAGCGCCGATCAAGCCAACGCGGTGCTGCAGGCGCTGTACTACCGCAACGGCAGCCGGGGTTTCTCCAACTCGCCCCGCGCCGGTGGCTACGGCCGCGCCAGTCTGCCCGAGCATCTGCTGGCCGAGGATGGCCGCCATGCGGTGATCGCCCAGATTGAAGATCGCGAAGCGTTGGACCACCTTGACGAACTGGCGCGCATTGAGCGCATCGACTGCTTGCTGGTCGGGCGCGCCGATCTGAGTGTTTCCCTGGGTGCCGAACAGCTGGACGACCCTCGGGTCGAGGACGCCGTCAGCCGTGTGCTCGACGCCGCCGAGACGGCCGGCAAACCCACCGGCATGTTCGTCGCCAACCTCGAAGACCTCGAACGCTTCGCCGCGCGCGGCGTGAGCTTTTTCATTCTCGGTTCCGACCAGGCGCTGCTGCGCGCCGGCTGGAGCCAGCACGTCCGTCAATTCCACGGGTCGGCCCGCTGA